Proteins encoded within one genomic window of Prochlorococcus marinus str. MIT 9515:
- a CDS encoding glycine zipper 2TM domain-containing protein, giving the protein MKLFLLALFSFYPFLQVKASTPKSVTCTRTEYREEYIPGTKSSPGYVRNYEIDVEIPCGGEKANNIDDNDCSEGSVIGGLLGAGLALSSSRGKDRFWAVPAGGTAGALIGCQVDGG; this is encoded by the coding sequence ATGAAATTATTCTTATTAGCACTTTTCAGTTTTTATCCATTTCTTCAAGTAAAAGCATCAACCCCTAAATCCGTAACATGTACCAGGACTGAGTATAGGGAAGAATATATTCCAGGGACAAAATCAAGCCCTGGATATGTTAGAAATTATGAAATTGACGTGGAAATTCCATGTGGTGGAGAGAAAGCCAATAATATTGATGACAATGACTGTAGTGAAGGGTCAGTAATAGGTGGTCTTCTTGGCGCTGGATTAGCTCTCTCTTCATCTAGGGGCAAAGACAGATTTTGGGCTGTTCCAGCAGGTGGAACCGCCGGTGCTCTTATCGGATGTCAGGTGGATGGTGGTTAA
- the gatA gene encoding Asp-tRNA(Asn)/Glu-tRNA(Gln) amidotransferase subunit GatA, with product MNFNSFRKEIKSGNASVKELINEFFLKIDSLDPKINAYTCLTKEIANSQSEQIDKLISNNEQLPPLAGIPIAIKDNICTKGVVTSCSSKMLQDFVSPYESTVSGKLWSSGGIFLGKTNLDEFAMGSSTETSVFGTTSNPWDTKRVPGGSSGGSAASVAAGLCAASIGSDTGGSIRQPASFCGVVGLKPTYGRVSRWGLIAFASSLDQIGPITNTVSDAAEILYSMSGKDPLDSTCLDKPVPNYLSDLDKSIKGLKIGIIEECFNHPGLDQEVKLSVLSAVDRLKSLGAEIHDVKCPRFNDGIATYYVIAPCEASANLARYDGVKYGYRSDGDTNLVEMISKSRAEGFGNEVQRRILIGTYALSAGYSDAYYKKAQRVRTLIRKDFDSAFDKVDVLLTPTCPTTAFLKGDFINDPLSMYLSDLLTVPANLAGLPAISIPCGFDKKGLPIGLQLIGNVLEEHRILNVANIFEKDADVMKRKPSIEI from the coding sequence ATGAACTTTAATTCTTTTCGAAAGGAAATTAAAAGTGGAAATGCCTCAGTTAAGGAGTTAATTAATGAATTTTTTTTGAAAATTGATTCATTAGATCCAAAAATAAATGCCTATACTTGCTTAACAAAAGAAATAGCGAACTCTCAATCTGAACAAATAGATAAATTAATTAGTAATAATGAACAATTACCGCCTCTTGCAGGAATACCCATTGCGATAAAAGATAATATTTGTACTAAAGGAGTAGTAACCTCTTGTTCAAGTAAAATGCTTCAAGACTTTGTTTCTCCATACGAGTCTACTGTCTCAGGTAAATTATGGTCATCGGGTGGTATTTTTCTTGGAAAAACTAATCTTGATGAATTCGCAATGGGCAGTTCTACAGAGACTTCCGTATTTGGTACAACTTCAAACCCTTGGGATACAAAAAGAGTTCCAGGAGGTAGTTCTGGGGGTAGCGCTGCTTCAGTAGCTGCTGGTTTATGTGCAGCCTCTATTGGTTCTGATACTGGGGGATCTATCAGACAGCCTGCATCTTTTTGTGGTGTAGTGGGTTTGAAACCCACCTATGGAAGAGTCAGTAGATGGGGATTAATTGCTTTTGCAAGCTCTCTAGATCAAATTGGTCCAATTACAAATACTGTTTCTGATGCAGCTGAAATACTATATTCCATGTCCGGAAAGGATCCTCTTGATTCTACTTGCCTTGATAAACCAGTACCAAATTATTTATCTGATTTGGATAAATCTATTAAAGGTTTAAAAATTGGAATTATTGAAGAATGCTTTAATCATCCTGGACTTGATCAAGAAGTCAAATTATCTGTTTTATCAGCTGTAGATAGACTCAAATCTCTGGGTGCTGAAATTCATGATGTAAAATGTCCAAGATTTAATGATGGAATAGCAACTTATTATGTAATAGCTCCATGTGAGGCCTCTGCTAATTTGGCAAGATATGATGGAGTTAAATATGGATATAGATCAGATGGAGATACTAATTTAGTAGAAATGATCTCTAAAAGTAGAGCAGAAGGCTTTGGAAATGAAGTACAAAGAAGAATTTTGATTGGTACGTATGCTTTATCTGCCGGATATAGTGATGCTTATTATAAGAAAGCTCAGAGAGTAAGAACTTTAATTAGAAAGGATTTTGATAGTGCTTTTGATAAGGTAGATGTTTTATTAACCCCTACATGCCCTACTACTGCATTCTTGAAAGGTGATTTTATAAACGATCCTTTATCTATGTATTTGTCAGATCTTTTAACTGTTCCAGCTAATCTTGCAGGGCTACCAGCAATTAGTATTCCATGTGGATTTGATAAAAAAGGCTTACCTATTGGTCTTCAATTAATCGGGAATGTTTTGGAGGAGCATCGAATATTAAACGTCGCAAATATATTTGAAAAGGATGCTGACGTCATGAAGAGAAAACCTAGTATTGAAATTTGA
- a CDS encoding DMT family transporter, giving the protein MLKDFLNQNNKSFNKINLIFASFFFSLMTLCVKKIDNGIPIYELVFFRSLFSLLITSLIINKRKVNPWGKNKPLLILRGLLGTIALVCIFYAIRNMPLNISTVIQYTYPIFISIFAGILINEKISKNIIIASLAGWFGILIILNPYQLSSLNIEIDKISVLIAFLGAISTSLAYITVKKLSLSEDIFVIIKYFPLISVITLSPIVFFNWVTPNINDLIWIIGIGMFTQAGQTFLTIGLKKLPTSEAATINYLQVLFGSIWGIIFFNELININFIIGSLLVLLGTIISTSKIMKKI; this is encoded by the coding sequence ATGTTGAAAGATTTTCTAAATCAAAATAATAAATCATTTAATAAAATTAATTTAATATTTGCTTCATTCTTCTTTAGTCTTATGACTCTTTGCGTGAAGAAGATCGATAATGGGATACCTATATACGAATTGGTATTCTTTAGATCATTATTCAGCTTGTTAATAACATCTTTGATAATTAATAAAAGGAAAGTAAATCCTTGGGGAAAGAACAAACCATTACTTATACTAAGAGGCCTTTTAGGGACAATAGCTTTAGTTTGTATATTTTATGCTATTCGCAATATGCCTTTAAATATTTCTACTGTTATTCAATATACATACCCTATATTTATATCTATATTTGCAGGAATTCTAATAAACGAAAAAATCTCTAAGAATATAATTATTGCATCTTTAGCAGGTTGGTTTGGTATATTAATCATCTTAAATCCATATCAATTATCAAGTTTAAACATTGAGATAGATAAAATATCTGTATTAATAGCATTTCTTGGTGCCATATCAACCTCGCTTGCCTACATTACTGTCAAAAAATTATCCTTATCGGAAGATATCTTTGTAATAATTAAATACTTTCCATTAATATCTGTAATTACATTATCACCAATAGTATTTTTTAATTGGGTAACACCAAATATTAACGATTTAATATGGATCATAGGTATAGGAATGTTTACCCAAGCAGGGCAAACATTTTTAACCATTGGATTAAAGAAATTACCAACTTCGGAAGCCGCTACGATAAACTATTTGCAAGTACTTTTTGGCTCTATTTGGGGAATTATTTTCTTCAATGAATTAATAAACATAAACTTTATAATAGGCTCATTACTTGTTTTGTTAGGAACTATTATTTCTACTAGCAAAATTATGAAAAAGATTTAA
- the rpsO gene encoding 30S ribosomal protein S15 encodes MTLDTAEKQKLIESHQVHPTDTGSVEIQVAMISERITKLSEHLQGNIHDYASRQGLLKMIGKRKRLLSYIKGKDPKNYQDLIKKIGIRG; translated from the coding sequence ATGACTCTAGATACAGCTGAAAAACAAAAACTAATTGAATCTCATCAAGTACATCCAACAGATACTGGATCAGTTGAGATACAAGTTGCAATGATCTCTGAAAGGATTACAAAATTAAGTGAACATCTTCAAGGAAATATTCATGATTACGCTTCTAGGCAAGGCTTATTAAAAATGATAGGTAAAAGGAAAAGGTTGCTATCATATATAAAAGGTAAAGATCCCAAAAACTATCAAGACCTTATTAAAAAAATTGGAATCAGAGGATGA
- the dnaG gene encoding DNA primase — protein MGPSIHPRTIQEVKDKADIVDVISEHIVLKKKGKEFVGICPFHDDNKPSMTVSPAKQFYYCFSCGAGGNSIKFLMEFTRNNFTDVVLSLAKKNDINVINVDGPQQEVYKKQLSRREELYKILRVTKDWFVSQLNNSLGKEALNYLTSQRNLNIKNINDFQLGFAPNSWNDLFNYLSKVEKFPLKLILSAGLVVSKENSDKVYDRFRNRLIVPIFDMQGRVVAFGGRSLDGQEPKYLNSPESEVFEKGKMLFAFDKASSNIRKSDKAVVVEGYFDVISLHAKGITNSVASLGTALNKYQISQLCRCTDSKNIIINFDSDNAGILATKRVINEVEILSLHDQINLKILQIKSFKDPDEYLKRNTPEDYINLIDNASFWIDWEIDQIFENKDLSKSDIFQNVISSLVKLLSKLPQSATRTHYLQKVSERLSMGQARLAIKFEEDLRKQVKGFRWHGRSKKFEQPNEISQREKNESEIIYYYIHCPEYRLFIREELLKREIEKFNTEYIRLIWDSISTIEGNNFGSNYLDDLRNSNNQKLNNDFISLNLISLLPDHLALNNLEVLNKINTFINPDELFLTTLKNPKHNLLGTLSLLERYKSLKRCRHLIESWGSQRLKTLENCISILIDNSLLESSESNKEIDDVFNDLNSDAIKFQELYYLERQHINLLDKQRCGNFSSNQ, from the coding sequence ATGGGACCTTCAATACATCCAAGAACTATCCAGGAGGTTAAAGATAAGGCAGATATTGTAGATGTTATTTCTGAACATATTGTCTTAAAGAAAAAGGGAAAAGAATTTGTTGGGATATGCCCTTTTCATGATGATAATAAGCCGTCCATGACAGTTTCTCCTGCGAAACAATTTTATTATTGTTTCTCATGTGGAGCTGGAGGTAATTCTATTAAATTTTTAATGGAGTTTACTCGTAATAACTTTACAGACGTAGTCCTCTCTCTCGCAAAAAAGAATGATATAAATGTTATAAATGTTGATGGCCCTCAACAAGAGGTTTATAAAAAACAATTATCTAGAAGAGAAGAACTTTATAAGATTCTTCGAGTTACAAAAGATTGGTTTGTTTCACAATTAAATAATTCCTTGGGTAAAGAGGCCCTAAACTATTTAACTTCGCAAAGAAATTTAAATATTAAAAATATTAATGATTTTCAATTAGGTTTTGCTCCAAATTCATGGAACGATTTATTCAATTATCTCTCAAAAGTAGAGAAATTCCCTTTGAAGTTAATTTTAAGTGCAGGTCTTGTTGTCTCTAAAGAAAATTCTGATAAGGTCTATGATCGCTTTAGAAATAGATTGATAGTTCCTATTTTTGATATGCAAGGGCGAGTGGTTGCTTTTGGAGGAAGATCTCTTGATGGTCAAGAACCAAAATATTTAAATTCTCCCGAATCGGAAGTTTTTGAGAAGGGTAAAATGCTATTTGCGTTTGATAAAGCATCCAGCAATATTAGAAAAAGTGATAAGGCTGTTGTAGTGGAAGGTTATTTTGATGTTATTTCACTTCATGCAAAAGGCATTACGAATTCTGTTGCTTCTCTCGGAACAGCGTTAAATAAATATCAAATTTCCCAACTTTGTAGATGTACCGATAGTAAAAATATAATAATTAATTTTGATTCTGATAATGCAGGGATATTAGCTACTAAAAGAGTTATAAACGAGGTCGAAATCTTATCACTTCATGACCAAATAAATCTAAAAATACTCCAAATAAAATCATTTAAAGATCCTGATGAGTATCTTAAAAGAAACACTCCAGAAGATTATATAAATTTAATAGATAACGCTTCTTTTTGGATAGATTGGGAAATTGATCAAATTTTTGAGAATAAGGATTTATCTAAATCTGATATTTTTCAGAACGTTATTTCCTCTTTAGTTAAGTTATTAAGCAAACTTCCTCAATCTGCTACAAGAACTCACTATTTGCAAAAAGTCTCTGAAAGATTAAGTATGGGGCAAGCGAGATTAGCTATCAAATTTGAAGAAGACTTAAGAAAACAAGTTAAAGGGTTTCGTTGGCATGGAAGATCAAAAAAATTTGAACAGCCAAATGAAATAAGTCAACGTGAAAAAAATGAATCAGAGATTATTTATTACTATATACATTGTCCTGAATACAGACTTTTTATTCGTGAAGAATTGCTTAAAAGAGAAATAGAAAAATTTAACACTGAATATATTCGTCTCATTTGGGACTCTATTTCAACAATAGAAGGAAATAATTTTGGTTCAAATTATTTAGATGATTTGAGAAATTCAAATAATCAAAAACTTAATAATGACTTTATTTCTCTAAATTTAATTTCACTATTGCCTGATCACTTAGCTCTTAATAATTTAGAAGTCTTAAATAAAATAAATACTTTTATTAATCCAGATGAATTATTTTTAACTACTTTAAAAAATCCTAAACATAATCTTCTCGGAACCTTGTCTCTTTTAGAAAGATACAAATCATTAAAAAGGTGTAGACATCTTATTGAATCTTGGGGTTCTCAAAGACTTAAAACTTTAGAAAACTGTATTTCTATTTTAATCGATAATTCTTTATTAGAATCTTCAGAATCGAATAAAGAGATTGATGATGTCTTTAATGATTTAAACTCTGATGCTATAAAATTTCAAGAATTATATTATCTAGAAAGACAGCACATTAATCTTCTTGATAAACAACGGTGTGGAAATTTTTCTTCTAATCAATAA
- the ruvA gene encoding Holliday junction branch migration protein RuvA, with product MISWVKGKLVSSWQTNNKFYILINCQGLGYEIQTIESVFNELNSKNVSDKEIILWLKHIKKEDSDSLFGFFTKDQRDFFIQILNIKGIGSQIGIALLNKFTLNQIINAISNNDKKLISSVQGIGQKMTDRIILELKSKVFTQQIEKENLKTNNFLEENKELNSIFEDLELTLQSLNYPNKKIKNLFPKLINDIKDNKIATLEINSISFESLLKEAMNYLDKNSSNLGQ from the coding sequence TTGATTAGTTGGGTAAAGGGAAAATTAGTAAGTTCATGGCAAACTAATAATAAATTTTATATTCTAATAAATTGTCAGGGATTAGGCTACGAAATTCAGACAATAGAATCTGTTTTTAATGAATTAAATTCAAAAAATGTTTCTGATAAAGAAATTATACTTTGGTTAAAACACATCAAAAAAGAAGATTCTGATTCACTTTTTGGCTTTTTCACTAAGGATCAAAGAGATTTTTTTATTCAAATCCTAAATATTAAAGGTATTGGATCTCAAATAGGAATTGCATTATTAAATAAATTTACTTTAAATCAAATAATTAATGCAATATCAAATAATGACAAGAAATTGATAAGTTCTGTTCAAGGAATTGGACAAAAAATGACAGATCGAATAATACTTGAATTGAAAAGTAAAGTATTTACTCAACAAATTGAAAAAGAAAATTTAAAAACAAATAATTTTCTTGAAGAGAATAAAGAATTAAATTCAATTTTTGAAGATCTTGAGCTAACACTTCAATCTCTAAATTACCCAAATAAAAAAATTAAAAACTTGTTCCCTAAACTCATTAATGATATTAAAGATAATAAAATAGCGACATTAGAAATAAATTCCATTTCGTTTGAAAGCTTACTAAAAGAAGCAATGAACTATTTAGACAAAAATAGTAGTAATTTAGGCCAATAA
- a CDS encoding PAM68 family protein, translating into MKKKQSKKKNFTKKKKIVESDAFRSIEKKVPTITSNTKKSTGIPKYVADRMARRIFFTAGIPTIMGMSVFVVSYIIVTRNIAEIPPSSTIAISALFFLLGLGGLSFGILSASWDKEPGSFFGIENIPLNIERAKAAFKPASQNFDKKQ; encoded by the coding sequence ATGAAAAAAAAACAATCTAAAAAGAAAAACTTTACAAAAAAGAAAAAGATAGTTGAGAGTGATGCCTTTAGAAGTATAGAAAAAAAGGTCCCAACAATAACCTCCAATACTAAAAAATCAACTGGAATACCAAAATATGTAGCTGACAGGATGGCAAGAAGAATCTTTTTTACTGCAGGAATACCAACAATCATGGGTATGTCCGTATTTGTTGTAAGTTATATAATTGTCACAAGAAATATTGCTGAAATACCTCCTTCTTCAACGATAGCAATATCGGCATTATTCTTCTTACTAGGACTAGGGGGGCTAAGTTTTGGCATATTATCTGCAAGTTGGGATAAAGAACCGGGAAGTTTTTTTGGTATAGAAAATATTCCCTTGAATATTGAAAGAGCGAAGGCTGCTTTTAAACCAGCATCTCAAAATTTTGATAAGAAACAGTAA
- a CDS encoding DUF1816 domain-containing protein, with translation MIRNFGNKLGLAWWAKVETVTPAATYWYGPFLTKRSLNKNLKKFLNDLSDEGSIDIQHSIIRCKREEPLTV, from the coding sequence TTGATTAGAAATTTTGGTAACAAACTTGGTTTGGCGTGGTGGGCTAAAGTTGAAACAGTAACTCCTGCTGCAACTTATTGGTACGGACCATTTCTAACAAAACGTAGTTTAAATAAAAATTTAAAAAAATTCCTTAATGATCTTTCTGATGAGGGTTCAATAGATATTCAACATAGTATTATTAGATGTAAAAGAGAAGAACCATTAACTGTTTGA
- a CDS encoding DNA polymerase III subunit alpha, which translates to MGFVPLHNHSDYSLLDGASQVSKIVDRASELGMESIALTDHGVMYGVLDLVKKCKDKGIKPIIGNEMYIINGSIDDPQPKKEKRYHLVVLAKNHEGYKNLVKLTTISHLNGMRGRGIFSRPCIDKSLLEKYKDGLIISTACLGGEIPQAILKGRIDVAENIACWYKNLLGEDFYLEIQDHGSMEDRIVNVEMIRIGKKYQIKVIATNDAHYISNMDVEAHDALLCVLTGKLISDEKRLRYTGTEYIKSEIEMLRLFNDHIDNESIKEAINNTVEVSQKIEVFDLFGTYRMPKFPLKEEKDSLSFLTKISKEGLLKRLNKANLDEVDEIYTKRLSSELKIINDMGFPDYFLVVWDYIKFARDNSIPVGPGRGSAAGSLVAFSLQITNIDPVKHGLLFERFLNPARKSMPDIDTDFCIDRRSEVIDYVTNRYGEDKVAQIITFNKMTSKAVLKDVARVLDIPYGESDKLAKLIPVVRGKPYKLNEMIDKKSPSPEFRDKYLKDSKVKRWVDLALRIEGTNKTYGVHAAGVVIASESLDMLVPLQRNNEGQIITQYSMDDIESLGLLKMDFLGLKNLTMIDKTISLIESSTGQKINVDELPPNDNKTFDLIGRGDLEGIFQLESSGMKQVVKDFKPNSLEDISSILALYRPGPLDAGLIPKFINRKNGSEKIDFPHPLIKSILTETYGIMVYQEQIMKIAQDLAGYSLGDADLLRRAMGKKKVSEMVKHRNIFIEGACKKGVDKKIANDLFDQMVLFAEYCFNKSHSTAYGAVTYQTAFLKAHYPVAYMASLLSVNAGSSDKMQRYISNCYSMGIEVISPSINSSGIDFTVKKDQILFGLSAIKNLGDSAIKNIIENRNKLGNFKSFSDLCDRLPSNILNKRNLESLIHCGALDEFSENKNRAQLFSDLDYVMEWASSRNRDRISGQGNLFDSISNIEHKEFSLPKGSKVDDYSLIEKLKLEKQLLGFYLSDHPLKHLAKPAKLVSPISISQLENSHDRTKVSLVGMIPELKQITTRKGDRMAIVQLEDLSGTCEAIVFPKTYCRLSEFLLTDTRLLVWGTIDKKSDKTQLIIDDCREIDNLKLLVIDLDNSQASDIRIQNTIRDCLVKFKPDRDKCGIKIPVLAAVKNNESTTYVKFGDQFCVGDIVGVTKLLSDKSFQVNLKSLIA; encoded by the coding sequence ATGGGATTCGTTCCACTTCATAATCACAGCGATTACAGTCTTCTAGATGGAGCAAGTCAAGTTTCGAAAATAGTTGATAGGGCATCAGAACTTGGAATGGAGTCAATTGCCTTAACTGATCATGGAGTAATGTATGGAGTTCTTGACTTAGTTAAAAAATGCAAAGACAAAGGTATAAAACCAATTATTGGTAATGAAATGTATATCATTAATGGTTCTATTGACGATCCTCAACCAAAGAAGGAAAAAAGATACCATTTGGTGGTTTTAGCAAAAAATCATGAAGGCTATAAGAATCTTGTTAAATTAACGACAATTAGCCATCTTAATGGGATGAGGGGTCGAGGTATTTTTTCTAGACCATGTATTGATAAATCTCTTTTAGAAAAATACAAAGATGGTCTTATTATTTCAACAGCATGTTTAGGTGGAGAAATACCTCAAGCAATATTAAAAGGAAGGATAGATGTAGCTGAAAATATTGCATGTTGGTATAAAAATTTATTAGGAGAGGATTTTTATTTAGAAATACAAGATCATGGCTCCATGGAAGACAGGATTGTGAATGTTGAAATGATTAGAATTGGTAAAAAATATCAAATTAAAGTTATTGCTACTAATGATGCTCATTACATTTCGAATATGGATGTTGAAGCACATGATGCATTACTTTGTGTCCTTACAGGAAAATTAATAAGTGATGAAAAGAGATTGAGGTATACAGGAACAGAATATATTAAAAGTGAGATTGAAATGCTTAGACTTTTTAATGATCATATTGATAATGAATCTATTAAAGAAGCTATTAATAATACGGTTGAGGTTTCTCAAAAGATTGAAGTTTTTGATTTGTTTGGAACCTATAGAATGCCTAAATTTCCATTAAAAGAAGAGAAGGATTCTTTATCCTTTTTGACAAAAATATCTAAGGAGGGTCTTTTAAAACGACTTAATAAAGCTAATTTAGATGAAGTTGATGAGATTTATACCAAAAGATTATCCTCAGAATTAAAAATAATCAATGACATGGGCTTCCCAGATTATTTTCTAGTCGTTTGGGACTATATAAAATTTGCTAGAGATAATTCAATACCTGTTGGTCCTGGGAGAGGATCTGCTGCAGGTTCATTGGTTGCATTTTCTCTTCAAATTACAAATATTGATCCTGTTAAACATGGATTGTTATTTGAGAGATTCTTAAACCCGGCAAGAAAGTCAATGCCTGATATTGATACAGATTTTTGTATAGATAGGAGAAGCGAAGTTATTGATTATGTAACTAATAGATATGGCGAAGATAAAGTGGCTCAAATAATTACCTTTAACAAAATGACATCTAAAGCTGTACTCAAGGATGTTGCCAGAGTTCTAGATATCCCTTATGGGGAATCTGACAAGTTGGCAAAGTTAATACCAGTTGTAAGAGGAAAACCATATAAGCTCAATGAAATGATTGATAAAAAATCTCCCAGTCCTGAATTCAGAGATAAATATTTAAAAGATAGTAAGGTAAAAAGATGGGTTGACTTAGCATTAAGAATAGAGGGAACTAATAAAACATATGGTGTGCACGCTGCGGGTGTTGTAATAGCATCAGAGTCTTTAGATATGCTTGTCCCTCTTCAAAGGAATAATGAAGGACAAATAATCACTCAATATTCAATGGATGACATTGAATCGCTAGGATTATTGAAAATGGACTTTTTAGGTCTTAAAAATCTTACGATGATTGATAAGACAATTTCTTTAATAGAGTCCTCCACGGGACAAAAAATCAATGTTGATGAATTACCTCCAAATGATAATAAAACTTTTGATCTTATTGGAAGAGGAGATTTGGAAGGCATCTTTCAACTAGAATCCTCCGGGATGAAACAAGTTGTCAAAGACTTTAAGCCAAATTCTCTTGAAGATATCTCCTCAATTTTAGCCTTATATAGACCAGGACCTCTTGATGCTGGTCTCATACCAAAGTTTATCAATAGAAAAAATGGGAGTGAAAAAATAGATTTTCCTCATCCTTTAATTAAATCAATTCTTACTGAAACTTATGGAATAATGGTTTATCAAGAGCAAATTATGAAAATTGCTCAAGATTTGGCAGGCTATTCTCTTGGTGATGCTGACTTATTACGCAGAGCAATGGGTAAAAAGAAAGTATCTGAGATGGTTAAACATCGCAATATATTTATTGAGGGAGCTTGTAAGAAAGGGGTAGATAAAAAAATTGCTAATGATCTTTTTGATCAGATGGTTCTATTCGCTGAATATTGTTTTAATAAAAGTCATTCCACTGCATATGGAGCAGTTACTTATCAAACTGCTTTTTTAAAAGCTCATTATCCAGTAGCTTATATGGCTTCTTTACTAAGTGTTAATGCTGGTTCAAGCGACAAAATGCAGAGGTATATTTCTAATTGTTATTCAATGGGAATAGAAGTCATTTCTCCAAGTATTAATTCATCTGGAATTGACTTTACTGTTAAAAAGGATCAAATATTATTTGGGTTATCTGCTATTAAAAATCTAGGAGATTCTGCCATAAAAAATATAATAGAGAATCGTAACAAACTAGGAAATTTTAAATCATTTTCTGATTTATGTGATCGTCTACCTTCAAATATTTTAAATAAAAGAAATCTTGAATCTTTAATTCATTGTGGAGCTCTTGATGAATTTTCCGAGAATAAAAATAGAGCTCAACTATTTTCTGATCTTGATTATGTAATGGAATGGGCTTCCTCACGAAATCGTGATCGGATCTCTGGGCAAGGAAATTTGTTTGACTCCATCAGTAATATTGAACATAAGGAATTTTCCTTACCTAAAGGATCCAAAGTTGATGATTATTCCCTAATAGAAAAGCTAAAACTAGAAAAGCAACTTTTAGGTTTTTATTTATCAGATCATCCTTTAAAACATCTTGCAAAGCCAGCTAAGCTTGTTTCGCCTATAAGTATTTCTCAGTTAGAAAACTCTCACGATAGAACTAAAGTGTCTTTGGTTGGAATGATTCCTGAATTAAAGCAAATTACGACTAGAAAAGGTGACAGAATGGCAATTGTTCAGTTAGAGGATCTATCTGGAACTTGCGAGGCAATAGTATTCCCAAAAACATATTGTAGATTATCTGAATTTTTACTTACTGATACCAGACTATTAGTTTGGGGAACTATTGATAAAAAAAGTGATAAGACACAACTAATTATTGATGATTGTAGAGAAATAGATAATCTTAAATTACTTGTTATTGACCTTGATAATTCCCAAGCCTCAGATATAAGAATTCAAAACACAATAAGAGATTGCTTAGTAAAATTTAAACCAGATAGGGATAAATGTGGAATTAAAATTCCAGTATTAGCAGCAGTTAAGAATAATGAATCCACAACCTATGTTAAGTTTGGAGATCAGTTTTGCGTAGGAGATATTGTGGGTGTTACGAAATTACTCTCTGATAAATCTTTCCAAGTAAATTTAAAATCGTTGATTGCCTAA